The proteins below come from a single Pristiophorus japonicus isolate sPriJap1 chromosome 18, sPriJap1.hap1, whole genome shotgun sequence genomic window:
- the LOC139228769 gene encoding complement C1q subcomponent subunit C-like: MGPNRISLMLLLAVLASLVEGFDTNSGVPGIPGFHGIPGIHGKDGRDGPKGAKGDPGIPGLALSQGEIGDKGDPGITGPTGKRGRRGSPGEKGDAGNVGEKGEIGRSGDHKSTLKSAFSAKRGGFEYPPRDSRIRFSKIISNDQNHYDSNTGVFTCNITGYYYFVYHATSDNNLCVSLNKNGVKKAGFCNHGNFVQVSAGGVVLHLRINDKVWLEPTDYNAMMGKEDHDSVFSGFLLFPD, encoded by the exons ATGGGTCCCAATCGCATTTCCCTGATGCTGCTGTTGGCGGTGCTGGCTTCATTGGTTGAAGGTTTTGACACCAATTCTGGAGTCCCTGGGATACCCGGGTTTCATGGAATACCAGGAATACACGGCAAAGATGGCAGAGACGGCCCAAAAGGAGCGAAAGGAGACCCAG GGATCCCTGGCTTAGCTCTCAGTCAGGGTGAAATCGGTGATAAGGGCGATCCAGGAATCACAGGCCCAACCGGAAAAAGAGGGCGCAGGGGGTCGCCAGGAGAAAAAGGAGACGCAGGCAACGTGGGAGAGAAAGGTGAGATCGGGAGATCGGGAGACCACAAGAGCACGCTGAAATCGGCCTTTTCTGCAAAGCGAGGTGGGTTTGAATACCCTCCAAGGGACTCGCGCATCAGATTCAGTAAAATCATATCGAACGACCAAAATCACTATGACAGCAACACAGGGGTGTTCACCTGCAACATAACCGGCTACTATTACTTTGTATACCATGCGACATCGGATAATAACTTGTGCGTTAGCCTCAACAAGAACGGAGTGAAGAAAGCTGGCTTCTGCAATCATGGAAATTTCGTTCAGGTCAGTGCAGGAGGGGTTGTGCTTCATCTGCGGATCAATGACAAGGTTTGGCTCGAACCAACAGATTACAATGCCATGATGGGGAAAGAAGATCATGACAGTGTCTTCAGTGGATTTCTCCTCTTTCCAGATTAA